AACCTCAAGTCCCATTACATTAGAAGACACACGGACGATTATAAATTCGCGTGTGAACACTGTGGGAAGCGTTTCAAAATGGAATGGGACTTGAAATTCCACATTGGAACTCACAGCAATTCGCAGCACATGTGTGACATCTGTGGGAAATTTTACACGAGCAACTATTCTTTGTATAAGCACAGGAAAGTGGCTCACTTGAACGACTATAAGTTCCAATGTAACGTTTGCAATAAAAGGCTCTTGACACAGGAGAACTTAGACAATCATATGCAACAACACAGCAGAACGTACGAGTGTAAAGACTGTGGAAAGGTATTTGCATCAAAAAGGTATCTAGCGACTCATATGACTACACATACAGGCGTGAAACCGTATACTTGTCATATTTGCAAGAAAAACTTTAGAACGTCGCATATGAGAAATACGCATCTTTTAACGCATTCTACCGAAAGGCCACATATCTGTGATCTCTGTGGACAGTCCTTTAAGAGGAGATATTATATGATAGAGCATAGAAGGAAACATCCTGACGCTCATTTGTCTTCGCCTCCTGTGCCTCttgggaaaaagaaaagcattACCGACACTGTGACTGAATGCCAAGCAGAGATTTCGCTGtaacataataatacatatagtaTTTGAGAAATCGTGATTAGACTGCGgtttttttatgcatttatgagaaaaGACCATTCAGATTAGTTACGTTACTTGAATTCAAGCAACTTGAGACCAATATGAGCTcgttatttacttttttccttttaaatattcttatattatattctttgcaATTTCTACACTTGTTCTCATTAGTCAAGTCTCTTGAATTCGTGTAACTGTAATTAATCCGAAATACACGAAAATCCAGAGATTAcgtataacaaataaaaatatataaaacatttaaaatactagttttaatatttaacaaaaacgAAACATGTCTCTGCTTGGATCCAATTTTTTCacttgtatttataaaactatgaatttctataaatattcatggTCTACTAATAATATACTTGTAATGATTTTAACTATACTTATTTACACTTTCGTACTTATCTGTGAATGCTTTGACAGCAtttctttttcgaaaaatattttgtgccattttaatttatattgattGTGGAGCATCTGTGTGAATCGATCTGAGATCGAAGCGTAAAGCGCAATATGaatgaagagagaaagagagagagagagagagagagagagagagatattacgataaagtataataatcgtattttacgatataaataaaataattagcaTTAAGTACGTAAAACACTGTAAAACAGCTTGTATATACAGGATGAAGTTCATAAAACGAGTGAGTATTTTCTTGGAAAtactaaaaatttgataatatttttaatatttttgaaaacataTACTCATCATGACTTGAACACTTTATCCTGTAAATATATgtcattattttcatatttatttatctccgTGTTTTTGACACATTCTTCGCGTCTCTctgcaatttttcaattttgtacGTTCGTCATACGCGAGTTCGTACGTTTTAAAATCGAATACGAAGATATCAATAAAATCAATGTAACCCCCCAAAAAAAACAGAATAGTgcggaataaaaaaaagatcacTCCCAATCTCGCAAATCTCATATACCATACATTTCTATTCAGACAAAATCGCATAGAAATCTGTAAAGACGACTTAGATCAGCAGTAAGTAATGCCTATGTAGCAAAATGGCAAATAAAATCCTTCGAAAGTAATCATTCCTTTTCAATTGTGTTTTAGGGACCGATCTTGTGGAAAGCTCCTCACCACGGATTCTTCCGGTCGATTCATCGTTGGGGAGGACTCTGTACCCATGCAATTATGGCAGCACGTCGATCCCGATGGTAAATTGCACTACTCGTTGGTGCCTGTGTTGGACGACAAGAAAATGTTAGAACTTTCGAAAGAAATTACCGAAGAAAATCCCAGCATCTCCCTAACATGCGTAAAAATGGAGACCGATGAAGAAGAGAATAACGTGAAAACCTACGTCGGCAGTTTGGTGCACTTATACAACTTTTACACGTGTGACAAGTGCAATATGAACTTCCCTATGGAAAGTATGTTAAACAGGCACAAGATGTCCAACAACATGAACTCGTGGCTTCGTAGAAAACGACTGAACTCTAAACATCGATCGAAGGTATCTTCGGAAAAACAGATTAAGCCGGTGCAATCGCAAAAACCAAGGAAGAAAAGGAGGTACGGTTGCACATCCTGTGAGTTTATCTGTAACGAGAGGTCCACGTTAAACGTTCATGTTAGAAAGAAACACAAGTCTATAGtgaaaaaagatttaaaaatcttGTGCATCATTTGTAACAGAAAATGTGGTACTCGGTCTAATTTGAAGAAACACCTGGAAGAACACAGAGACCGGAAGACGACTTACTTCACGTGCAATAGCTGCAACTTCTTGTGTAAAAGAAGCGGCACTCTGATTTCTCATATAACGCTGAATCATCAGACGCTCAATAGCGAGGAAATCTCGAAGAAGAGGTGCAACGATAAACCTTCAGAGAAGGAAGAATCCAGAGGAAGCTGTTTAAAGGAGCAAGATAAGGACAGTTCGATAGTCTCAAGCACGCTATTCGAGTTCGAATGCAAGAACGAACCTTCAGTGGCCACTCGCGCGAGCAAGAAACAAAGTAAAAAATCTGTCGAGGAACAATGCAATCTGTGTGACTTCAAATGTGCAAAGAAAAGCACGCTATACTCGCATAAGCGACAGCATAAGATGGACATCGGCGAAGAGTACTCGTGTAACGAATGTTCATTCAAGACTTATAAAAAATCGTCTTTATACTCGCATATAAAAAGGAAGCATAAGGTACCAAAATCTTGCACGTCCGATGGTCAACcgcaattattttattgcacTCAATGTGACTAtaagaataagaataaataCGAGCTAAAAGTACACGTGGCCAGGAAGCATACGgatgattttaaattttcttgcgAGACTTGTggaaagaaattcaaagtgAAAGGCGATTTAACGAATCACATACGTTTCAGTCATAAAGAACAACCGGTTATCTGTGATGTTTGCGGGAAAACGTGCCTGAACAGCAACTCGTTGTACGTACACCAGAAATTTGCTCATTATAAGGCAAAATACGAGTGTCAAGTATGCAAAAGGAGAATGGTCACTCAGGAAAATTTGAACGAGCATATGATCCGACAGCACGAGAAGAGGGAGAACGTGGTTTGCGAAGAATGTGGCAAGACGTTCTCCAGAAACAGTAGACTAAAGGTACACATGAGGATCCACACTGGCGACAAACCGTACACTTGTACCATATGCAACAAATCGTTTGCACGTAGAACAGCGTTGAAGCAACATTTGTTAATTCACACTGGCATCAGGCCATACGTTTGCGATATTTGCGGCAAAGCATTCACGCAGAAGCCTGGATTGATCAGTCATAGAAAATCTCATCCTGGATCGCATCCTCCGCTTCCACGAGTGTTGATCGACCATATATTAAACGATGTGATGAATAATTGAGACTGTTGATTGTATAAACAATTGAAGTGGATCGTTTAAGGGCGAAGTCTGGATTGAGAACTGTTTCACAGCGAACAGTCTTGTGCAATTAACGCTTTATGGTTTATATTACTATTAGAGATTATACCTTTGCGATCTCTCACGTTGAATTGCATTTGTCATTCTGTTTTAttggatatttttcatttctaagAGAGAAGTAGCAGAAATTGtgtttttcgcttctttccgATCATAGAGTCAGTATTTATCTAAAGAGAAAATGGTACAGGTATTTACATAATagcgtaaaatatataaagatttttctatcaacgtttaaagtaaaattttctcAAACTAAAGATTTCATCTCTTGTACCATTTTATCCTCGTGTAAAACAATCAAGTTTTATTACTATTCAACTTAATGGAAACACAGTAGAACATTCCTTATGGAAACACCCGTTATCCTCCACGTTATCTCTCAACTGTATTATTCAAAAATTGATCGGTTTGATCGAACACTTTTGTCTCCCAATTAGTTCATACAGCGGAGATTCTACTGTATTTCAACGACAGTACATGTTACTTTTcataaaagtatgaaaataaattaaatttattttaaatgcgAGGCAGACCAGTGAACCGCGAAGAGTCGAAGAACAATGTCAAAAGTTAAG
The DNA window shown above is from Bombus fervidus isolate BK054 chromosome 8, iyBomFerv1, whole genome shotgun sequence and carries:
- the LOC139989726 gene encoding uncharacterized protein; protein product: MQLWQHVDPDGKLHYSLVPVLDDKKMLELSKEITEENPSISLTCVKMETDEEENNVKTYVGSLVHLYNFYTCDKCNMNFPMESMLNRHKMSNNMNSWLRRKRLNSKHRSKVSSEKQIKPVQSQKPRKKRRYGCTSCEFICNERSTLNVHVRKKHKSIVKKDLKILCIICNRKCGTRSNLKKHLEEHRDRKTTYFTCNSCNFLCKRSGTLISHITLNHQTLNSEEISKKRCNDKPSEKEESRGSCLKEQDKDSSIVSSTLFEFECKNEPSVATRASKKQSKKSVEEQCNLCDFKCAKKSTLYSHKRQHKMDIGEEYSCNECSFKTYKKSSLYSHIKRKHKVPKSCTSDGQPQLFYCTQCDYKNKNKYELKVHVARKHTDDFKFSCETCGKKFKVKGDLTNHIRFSHKEQPVICDVCGKTCLNSNSLYVHQKFAHYKAKYECQVCKRRMVTQENLNEHMIRQHEKRENVVCEECGKTFSRNSRLKVHMRIHTGDKPYTCTICNKSFARRTALKQHLLIHTGIRPYVCDICGKAFTQKPGLISHRKSHPGSHPPLPRVLIDHILNDVMNN